A stretch of the Ensifer sp. PDNC004 genome encodes the following:
- a CDS encoding PhoH family protein gives MNGHELISSSTRQSKTTATDANHFVLTFENNRFASELFGQFDQNLKLLEERLRIDARPRGNSVAISGDVVATNQARRALDYLYGRLQSGASIDTSDVEGAIRMAVAADDQLQLPTMERKAKLTMAQISTRKKTIAARTPTQDAYIRALERSELVFGVGPAGTGKTYLAVAHAAQLLERGAVDRIVLSRPAVEAGERLGFLPGDMKEKVDPYLRPLYDALYDMMPGDKVERAITAGVIEIAPLAFMRGRTLGNAAVILDEAQNTTSMQMKMFLTRLGENGRMIVTGDPSQVDLPRGVKSGLVEALQILKGVEGVSVVRFKDADVVRHPMVARIVRAYESHTAVHDESEQGDR, from the coding sequence TTGAACGGACACGAATTGATCTCTTCATCCACGCGCCAGTCGAAAACCACTGCGACAGACGCCAATCACTTCGTGCTGACCTTCGAGAACAATCGGTTCGCCAGCGAGCTCTTCGGCCAGTTCGATCAGAACTTGAAACTTCTCGAAGAGCGCCTGCGCATCGACGCCCGGCCGCGCGGCAATTCCGTCGCGATCTCGGGTGACGTCGTCGCCACCAACCAGGCCCGCCGTGCTCTCGATTATCTCTACGGGCGGTTGCAGAGCGGCGCGTCGATCGATACGTCTGATGTCGAAGGTGCGATCCGTATGGCGGTTGCCGCCGACGATCAGCTACAATTGCCGACCATGGAGCGTAAAGCCAAATTGACAATGGCGCAGATTTCGACGCGCAAGAAGACGATCGCCGCGCGCACGCCGACGCAGGATGCCTATATCCGTGCGCTCGAGCGGTCCGAGCTCGTCTTCGGCGTAGGCCCCGCCGGTACCGGCAAGACCTATCTTGCCGTTGCCCATGCCGCACAGCTGCTTGAGCGCGGCGCCGTCGACCGCATCGTGCTGTCGCGCCCTGCCGTCGAGGCGGGCGAGCGCCTGGGCTTCCTGCCGGGCGACATGAAGGAGAAGGTCGATCCTTACCTTCGGCCTCTCTACGACGCGCTCTATGACATGATGCCGGGCGACAAGGTCGAACGCGCGATTACCGCCGGCGTCATCGAAATCGCGCCGCTCGCCTTCATGCGCGGTCGTACGCTTGGCAACGCCGCCGTCATTCTCGACGAGGCGCAGAATACGACATCGATGCAGATGAAGATGTTCTTGACCCGCCTGGGTGAAAACGGCCGGATGATCGTCACCGGCGATCCGAGCCAGGTGGACTTGCCGCGTGGCGTCAAGTCGGGCCTGGTCGAGGCGCTGCAGATCTTGAAAGGCGTCGAAGGCGTCTCGGTCGTCCGCTTCAAGGATGCCGATGTCGTCCGCCATCCGATGGTGGCGCGCATCGTCAGGGCCTACGAGTCCCACACGGCCGTGCACGACGAAAGCGAGCAGGGCGACCGCTGA
- the miaB gene encoding tRNA (N6-isopentenyl adenosine(37)-C2)-methylthiotransferase MiaB, protein MTQETALLSTTPATGDERAPARKVFVKTYGCQMNVYDSDRMTDALSRDGYVSTDVLEDADFVLLNTCHIREKAAEKVYSELGRLRDLKKERAKEGREMVIGVAGCVAQAEGNEILRRAPAVDLVIGPTTYHRLPEALKRARSGERVVQTDYAVEDKFEHLPAPDKAKTRLRGVTAFLTVQEGCDKFCTFCVVPYTRGSEVSRPVAQIVSEAEKLVEGGVREITLLGQNVNAWHGVGPDGREWGLGDLLLRLGEIEGLARLRYTTSHPRDMDDSLIEAHRSMEKLMPYLHLPVQSGSDRILKAMNRRHTAAEYLALIARIRAVQPDLALSGDFIVGFPGETDEDFEDTMRLVEAVGYAQAFSFKYSTRPGTPGAELGDQVPEDVKAKRLEKLQALLFSQQRAFAESCVGREIDLLLEKEGRMPGQLVGRSPWLQPVNVDAKASQIGDIIKVRIIKAGPNSLFAEMIG, encoded by the coding sequence ATGACCCAGGAAACTGCCCTTCTGTCGACGACGCCCGCCACGGGCGACGAGCGCGCCCCGGCCCGCAAGGTCTTCGTCAAGACCTACGGCTGCCAGATGAACGTCTACGATTCCGACCGCATGACGGACGCCCTGTCGCGCGACGGCTATGTCTCGACCGACGTGCTGGAAGACGCAGACTTCGTGCTGCTCAACACCTGTCACATCCGCGAGAAGGCGGCTGAGAAGGTCTATTCCGAACTCGGCCGCCTGCGCGACCTGAAGAAGGAAAGGGCCAAGGAAGGCCGCGAGATGGTGATCGGCGTTGCCGGTTGCGTCGCGCAGGCCGAAGGCAACGAGATCCTGCGGCGCGCGCCCGCCGTCGATCTCGTGATCGGCCCGACCACCTATCACCGCCTGCCCGAGGCGCTGAAGCGCGCCCGCAGCGGCGAGCGCGTCGTGCAGACGGACTATGCCGTCGAAGACAAGTTCGAGCACCTGCCGGCACCCGACAAGGCAAAGACCCGCCTGCGCGGCGTCACCGCCTTCCTCACGGTTCAGGAAGGCTGCGACAAGTTCTGCACCTTCTGTGTCGTGCCCTATACGCGCGGCTCCGAGGTTTCCCGCCCCGTCGCCCAGATCGTCTCGGAGGCGGAGAAGCTGGTCGAGGGCGGCGTGCGCGAGATCACCCTGCTCGGCCAGAACGTCAACGCCTGGCATGGCGTCGGGCCCGATGGCCGCGAATGGGGCCTTGGCGACCTGCTTTTACGCCTTGGCGAGATCGAGGGCCTTGCCCGGCTACGTTATACTACCAGCCATCCGCGCGACATGGATGACAGCCTGATCGAGGCGCATCGCTCGATGGAAAAGCTGATGCCCTACCTGCACCTGCCGGTGCAGTCGGGCTCCGACCGCATCCTGAAGGCGATGAACCGCAGGCATACGGCGGCGGAATATCTGGCGCTGATCGCGCGCATCCGCGCCGTCCAGCCGGACCTCGCCCTGTCGGGCGATTTCATCGTCGGCTTCCCCGGCGAGACCGACGAGGACTTCGAAGACACCATGCGCCTCGTCGAGGCCGTGGGTTATGCACAGGCATTTTCGTTCAAATATTCGACCCGTCCCGGCACGCCGGGCGCCGAACTCGGCGACCAGGTTCCCGAGGACGTGAAAGCCAAGCGCTTGGAAAAATTGCAGGCTTTGCTGTTTTCTCAGCAGCGCGCCTTTGCCGAGTCCTGCGTCGGCCGCGAAATCGACCTGCTTTTGGAGAAGGAAGGGCGCATGCCCGGCCAGCTCGTCGGGCGTTCGCCGTGGCTGCAGCCGGTGAATGTTGATGCAAAAGCATCGCAAATCGGTGACATTATCAAGGTGCGAATCATCAAGGCCGGGCCGAACAGCCTGTTTGCGGAGATGATCGGGTAA
- a CDS encoding 1-acyl-sn-glycerol-3-phosphate acyltransferase, which produces MVNWLRIAIFAALLALVSLVLMPIQVVCLWLELKPRRRLPRYWHRLACYLLGIKVRVHGMADRRRPLLICANHASWKDILVLSSVADVVFVAKSEVKGWPVFGVLARLQASIFVEREQKRSTGKQVSEIGERMAAGEIVVLFPEGTTSDGNRLLEIKTSLFGAAASAVPHSPTGLVHVQPVAISYTGIHGMPMGRFNRPIAAWPGDTELVPHLLGILREGAIEVDVDFGEAIDYDRHTNRKEVSRTVEQRIRSMLSDRLRGRA; this is translated from the coding sequence ATGGTCAATTGGCTACGGATCGCGATCTTCGCAGCGCTTCTGGCGCTGGTTTCGCTCGTGCTGATGCCGATCCAGGTCGTCTGCCTCTGGCTTGAGCTGAAACCCCGGCGCCGTCTGCCGCGATATTGGCACCGGCTCGCCTGTTACCTTCTCGGCATCAAGGTGCGCGTCCACGGAATGGCGGATCGCCGCCGGCCGCTTTTGATCTGCGCCAACCATGCCTCCTGGAAAGACATTCTGGTGCTTTCCTCGGTTGCCGACGTCGTCTTCGTCGCCAAGTCCGAGGTGAAGGGTTGGCCGGTCTTCGGCGTGCTTGCCCGGCTGCAGGCGTCGATTTTCGTCGAGCGGGAACAGAAGCGCTCGACCGGCAAGCAGGTGAGCGAAATCGGCGAGCGCATGGCCGCCGGCGAAATCGTCGTGCTGTTTCCCGAGGGGACGACTTCGGACGGCAACCGTCTTCTGGAGATCAAGACCTCGCTTTTCGGAGCGGCCGCTTCCGCCGTGCCGCATTCGCCGACCGGTCTCGTGCATGTGCAGCCGGTCGCGATCTCCTATACCGGCATCCACGGCATGCCGATGGGCCGCTTCAACCGGCCGATCGCCGCCTGGCCGGGCGATACCGAACTGGTGCCGCATCTGCTCGGCATCCTGCGCGAGGGCGCGATCGAGGTCGATGTCGATTTCGGTGAGGCGATCGACTACGACCGCCACACCAATCGCAAGGAAGTGAGCCGTACGGTCGAGCAACGCATCCGCAGCATGCTGTCGGATCGTCTGCGCGGGCGGGCCTGA
- a CDS encoding GNAT family N-acetyltransferase has product MSFTDYFTRRTEFDIFPLEEADLIAAAALHRQRFASPWSDGEIHALLVQETVFGFVARQTNGSFRPAFGGFVLSRAVAGEAEILTIGVEPRYARSGLGWRLMQAAMREALVKGSEALFLEVDETNEPAIGLYRKLGFNKVGERRAYYQDKAGQRTAALVMRLDLR; this is encoded by the coding sequence ATGAGCTTTACCGACTACTTCACCCGCCGTACCGAGTTCGACATCTTCCCCCTGGAGGAAGCGGACCTGATCGCCGCGGCGGCGCTGCACCGTCAGCGTTTCGCGTCCCCGTGGAGCGATGGCGAAATCCATGCGCTTTTGGTGCAGGAAACGGTGTTCGGCTTTGTCGCCCGGCAGACCAATGGCAGCTTCCGCCCGGCCTTCGGTGGGTTTGTCCTGTCGCGTGCGGTTGCCGGCGAGGCGGAAATCCTGACGATCGGCGTCGAGCCGCGTTATGCCCGCTCCGGTCTCGGCTGGCGGTTGATGCAGGCGGCGATGCGCGAAGCGCTGGTCAAGGGCTCAGAGGCCCTGTTCCTCGAAGTGGACGAGACCAATGAGCCGGCAATCGGGCTTTACCGTAAGCTTGGCTTCAACAAGGTCGGCGAACGCCGCGCCTATTACCAGGACAAGGCCGGCCAGCGGACCGCCGCGCTTGTCATGCGGCTCGATCTTCGCTAG
- the tsaB gene encoding tRNA (adenosine(37)-N6)-threonylcarbamoyltransferase complex dimerization subunit type 1 TsaB, producing the protein MIVLALDTSGSGCSVAVYDSETEAVLGRSGADLGKGHAERLMEFVDEALAASGRSLDAIDRIAVTVGPGSFTGIRVGVAAARGLALALGKPAVGVSTLAVVAEGLRRTAAGKPVLVAIDAKRDEVYLQAFDATGGATGEPEALSVESARERFADFDGVIGGSGAHLVADDLPSKPSELIDVAAVAALGAAADPASAKPRPLYLRGPDAKPQAGFAIARA; encoded by the coding sequence ATGATTGTACTTGCGCTCGACACGTCCGGTTCCGGTTGCTCCGTTGCCGTCTATGACAGCGAAACGGAAGCCGTGCTCGGGCGTTCCGGGGCCGATCTCGGCAAGGGACATGCCGAACGGCTGATGGAATTCGTCGACGAGGCGCTGGCTGCGTCCGGCCGGTCGCTTGACGCTATCGACCGTATCGCCGTCACCGTCGGCCCGGGATCCTTCACCGGCATTCGCGTTGGCGTCGCGGCCGCTCGTGGCCTGGCTCTGGCGCTCGGCAAACCCGCCGTCGGCGTCTCGACGCTTGCCGTCGTCGCCGAGGGACTGCGCCGCACGGCTGCCGGAAAGCCCGTCCTCGTTGCCATCGACGCCAAGCGGGACGAGGTCTATCTCCAGGCTTTCGATGCGACCGGCGGTGCCACAGGCGAGCCCGAAGCCCTCTCCGTCGAAAGTGCCCGCGAACGCTTCGCCGATTTCGACGGCGTCATTGGCGGCTCCGGCGCGCATCTCGTTGCTGACGATCTGCCGTCCAAACCTTCAGAACTCATCGACGTTGCCGCGGTTGCCGCCCTTGGCGCCGCTGCCGATCCAGCCTCGGCCAAGCCGCGTCCGCTATATCTCAGAGGCCCCGACGCAAAGCCGCAGGCGGGCTTCGCGATTGCCCGAGCATAG
- a CDS encoding NifU family protein produces MFIQTEATPNPATLKFLPGKVVLENGTAEFRDEEEARAGSPLAARLFSIPGVTGVYFGYDFITVTKEGQEWQHLKPAILGSIMEHFMSGQAIMAGSGRAEQSDEEDEFFDEGDETIVATIKELLETRVRPAVAQDGGDITFRGFKDGTVFLNMKGACSGCPSSTATLKHGVQNLLRHFVPEVEAVEAV; encoded by the coding sequence ATGTTCATTCAGACCGAAGCCACGCCGAACCCGGCGACGCTGAAGTTTTTGCCGGGCAAGGTCGTCCTGGAAAACGGCACGGCCGAATTCCGCGACGAGGAAGAAGCACGCGCCGGCTCGCCGCTTGCGGCACGGCTGTTTTCGATCCCCGGCGTCACCGGCGTCTATTTCGGCTACGATTTCATCACCGTCACCAAGGAAGGCCAGGAATGGCAGCACCTGAAGCCGGCGATCCTCGGTTCGATCATGGAGCACTTCATGTCGGGCCAGGCGATCATGGCTGGCAGCGGCCGCGCCGAGCAGTCCGACGAGGAAGACGAGTTCTTCGACGAGGGTGACGAGACGATCGTCGCCACGATCAAGGAACTCCTGGAAACCCGCGTGCGTCCGGCCGTCGCCCAGGATGGCGGCGACATCACGTTCCGTGGCTTCAAGGACGGGACTGTGTTCCTCAACATGAAGGGCGCCTGCTCCGGTTGCCCGTCGTCCACCGCGACGCTGAAGCATGGCGTGCAGAACCTGCTGCGCCACTTCGTTCCCGAGGTGGAGGCCGTCGAGGCCGTGTAA
- a CDS encoding universal stress protein has translation MVSTRLSRLEGHRRKFMAVIDDTPECGRAVHYAGMRAKNSNGGLVLLYVIADGDFQQWLGVEEIMRAEAREEAEATLAKVSQSVRERIGIEPEVVIREGAATDQIHAAIEEDRDIAILVLAAGSAKEGPGPLVSSIAGKAAAFPIPVTVIPDALTDEEIDALS, from the coding sequence ATGGTCTCGACCCGACTCTCTCGACTTGAAGGACATCGCCGCAAATTCATGGCGGTGATTGACGATACCCCGGAATGCGGGCGCGCCGTGCACTATGCGGGCATGCGCGCCAAAAATTCCAATGGTGGCCTCGTCCTGCTCTATGTGATCGCCGACGGCGACTTCCAGCAATGGCTGGGGGTTGAGGAAATCATGCGTGCGGAAGCACGCGAGGAGGCCGAGGCGACGCTCGCCAAGGTGTCCCAGTCGGTGCGCGAGCGCATCGGTATCGAGCCGGAAGTCGTCATCCGCGAGGGCGCGGCGACCGATCAGATCCACGCGGCGATCGAAGAGGATCGCGATATCGCCATTCTGGTCCTGGCAGCCGGTTCGGCGAAGGAAGGCCCCGGTCCGCTGGTGTCGTCCATTGCGGGCAAGGCCGCGGCCTTTCCGATCCCCGTGACGGTCATCCCCGATGCCCTGACGGACGAGGAGATCGACGCGCTCAGCTGA